The Acidobacteriota bacterium genome includes the window GAAACCGTCATCGAGGCCGGCAAGAAGATCCGGCGCAGCCAGGTCGCCCGTCTGAAGAAGTCCAAGAAGACCTCGGTGCGGATCAGCACGGAGGAGTTCACCGACGTCTACGCGTTCCGCGACGTGGCGGACCCGGAGAGCGGGGAACTGCTCTGCGAAAGCGGGCAGCTCCTGTCGACGGAGCGGCTCTTCGAGCTGGCGAAGTTGGGAGTGAAATCCCTCGAGGTGATCCTGCCCAAGGCCACGGACATGGGGACCTCCCTCCTGGAGACCATCACCCGGGACGTCTGCAAGACCCAGGAAGAGGCCTACGTGGACTTCTTCCGGAAGGTCCGGCCCGGAGACCCCGTCACGCCCACCGGCGCGAAGAGCTTCTTCGAGATGATGTTCTTCGACGACAAGCGGTACGACTTCTCCCGGGTCGGGGCCCTCAAGTTCCTCACGAAGCTCCACCCCGACCAGTACCGCAGTCTGAGCAAGAAGGCTCTCGCCGAGGAGCTGGAGCGCCGGAGGATCCTGACCCTCGAAGACTATTGCGAAATCGTCGAGTACCTCCTCAAGCTCAAGAACAACATCGGCACCCTGGACGACATCGACCACCTGGGCAACCGTCGGGTGCGGTGCGTGGGTGAACTGCTGGAGAACCAGATCCGCATCGGCCTGGCCCGGATGGAGCGCGCCACCAAGGAAAAGATGAGCGTGTACCACAACCTGGCGACGGCCATGCCCAGGGACCTCCTGAACGCCAAGCCCGTGGTGGCCTCCATCCTGGAGTTCTTCGGGTCCAGCCAGCTCAGCCAGTTCATGGACCAGACGAACCCGCTCTCGGAGATCACTCACAAGAGGCGCCTGAGCGCCCTCGGCCCGGGCGGCCTCAGCCGCGAACGGGCCGGCTTCGAGGTCCGGGACGTCCACACGAGCCACTACGGCCGCCTCTGTCCCATCGAGACGCCGGAAGGACCGAACATCGGACTCATCAGCTCCCTTTCGACCTACGCCCGCATCAACGAGTTCGGCTTCATCGAATCCCCGTACAAGAAGGTCGAAGGCGGTCGGGTGCTGAACCACTATGTGATCACCTTCCCGGGCGGAAGCTCCTTTTCGCTGGGCGACGTGGTCGTGGAAGAGGACCTGCAGGCCGAGGTCACGCGGTGCAAGAGGGCCCGAAAACAGCCCCCCAAGGGTTCCCCCACGGCCTTCTACCTCACGGCCTGGGAAGAGGACATGTACACCATCGCGCAGGCCAACGCCCCCGTGGACGAGCAGGGGCGCTTCACCAACGAGAAGGTGCAGGCGCGAAAGGCCGGGGAGTTCGTGCTCTCGCCCCGGGAGGAGATCCAGTACATCGACGTTTCGCCGAAGCAGCTCGTCTCCATCGCCGCGGCCCTGATCCCCTTCCTCGAACACGACGACGCCAACCGCGCCCTCATGGGCTCCAACATGCAGCGCCAGGCCGTCCCGCTCCTGAGGCCCAAGGCCCCGGTGGTGGGCACGGGCATGGAGATCGTGGTGGGCAAGGACTCGGAATCCACCGTGGTCTGCAAGCGCGGGGGAATCGTGGACGTCGTGGACGCGAACCGAATCATCGTCCGCGTGGCCGGCGGCGAGGAGGGTGAAGACCTCTACGACTTCGGCGCCGAGGTCTACCCGCTGACCAAGTTCCAGCGGTCCAACCAGAACACGTGCATCAATCAGAAACCCGTCGTGAAATCGGGAGACCGGGTCAAGGCGGGCGACGTCCTGGCCGACGGCCCGTGCACCGACGGCGGAGAGCTGGCCCTGGGCCGGAACGTGCTGGTGGCCTTCATGCCCTGGCGGGGTTACAACTACGAGGACGCCATCCTCCTGAGCGAGAAGCTCGTGGAGGAGGACGTGTTCACGTCCATCCACATCGAGGAGCTGGAGATCGAGGCCCGGGACACGAAGCTGGGCAAGGAGGAGATCACCCGGGACATCCCGAACATCTCCGAGACCTACCTGCGCGACCTCGATGAGAGCGGGATCATCCGCATCGGCGCCCACGTGAAGCCGGGCGACATCCTCGTGGGCAAGGTCACCCCCAAGGGCGAGACCCAGATGACCCCCGAGGAGAAACTCCTCCGAGCCATTTTCGGCGAGAAGTCCGCAGAGTACCGGGACGCCTCGCTCCGGTGCCCGCCCGGCATCTCGGGCGTCATCGTGGACGTCAAGATCTTCACCCGGAAGGGCGTGGAGAAGGACGCCCGCACCCGGGCCATCGAGGAAGCCTACGTGGCCCGGATGGAGAAGAACCTCCGCGACCAGATCCGGATCCTGCGGGAGGAAAACCGGAAGAAGATCACCGACCTCCTCGACGGGACCGTCACGTCGCACCCGCTGTACGACGACCTCACGGGCGAGGAACTCATCGGCAAGGGGATGAAGCTGGAGGCCAAGCCCCTCTCCGCCATCCGCGCGGATCTGCTCCCCAAGATCCAGAT containing:
- the rpoB gene encoding DNA-directed RNA polymerase subunit beta, producing the protein FVDYSLGDWECRCGALKGLEHLRQTCSHCKGRIVITDTQARDVQCQHCGQINPLQIPHCPHCDDVVNLRVHTSVEECQERGMTFGIPLKIRVRLEVYQKEASGASSVLDIKEEEVFFGSMPLMTEKGTFIINGTERAVVSQLHRSPGVFFQTNENRTEFIGKVIPARGSWVELEMDAKNVLHVRIDRKRRFPATVFLRALGLGENTSLLQRFYPIDVLELEPDALRLRISDRLAGLVAAENVTEGKETVIEAGKKIRRSQVARLKKSKKTSVRISTEEFTDVYAFRDVADPESGELLCESGQLLSTERLFELAKLGVKSLEVILPKATDMGTSLLETITRDVCKTQEEAYVDFFRKVRPGDPVTPTGAKSFFEMMFFDDKRYDFSRVGALKFLTKLHPDQYRSLSKKALAEELERRRILTLEDYCEIVEYLLKLKNNIGTLDDIDHLGNRRVRCVGELLENQIRIGLARMERATKEKMSVYHNLATAMPRDLLNAKPVVASILEFFGSSQLSQFMDQTNPLSEITHKRRLSALGPGGLSRERAGFEVRDVHTSHYGRLCPIETPEGPNIGLISSLSTYARINEFGFIESPYKKVEGGRVLNHYVITFPGGSSFSLGDVVVEEDLQAEVTRCKRARKQPPKGSPTAFYLTAWEEDMYTIAQANAPVDEQGRFTNEKVQARKAGEFVLSPREEIQYIDVSPKQLVSIAAALIPFLEHDDANRALMGSNMQRQAVPLLRPKAPVVGTGMEIVVGKDSESTVVCKRGGIVDVVDANRIIVRVAGGEEGEDLYDFGAEVYPLTKFQRSNQNTCINQKPVVKSGDRVKAGDVLADGPCTDGGELALGRNVLVAFMPWRGYNYEDAILLSEKLVEEDVFTSIHIEELEIEARDTKLGKEEITRDIPNISETYLRDLDESGIIRIGAHVKPGDILVGKVTPKGETQMTPEEKLLRAIFGEKSAEYRDASLRCPPGISGVIVDVKIFTRKGVEKDARTRAIEEAYVARMEKNLRDQIRILREENRKKITDLLDGTVTSHPLYDDLTGEELIGKGMKLEAKPLSAIRADLLPKIQIQAKFKEAIQRIREIEDRTRRKIEVLEEQYREKIANLERGDELLPGVIKMVKVYVAIKRKVQVGDKMAGRHGNKGVVSRILPAEDMPFLPDGTPVQIVLNPLGVPSRMNVGQILETHLGWAAKSLGLHVSSPVFDGATEGDIKALLDQAGLPGEGKIHLRDGRTGVPMDQKVTVGYIYIMKLAHLVEDKIHARSIGPYSLITQQPLGGKAQFGGQRFGEMEVWALEAYGAANILQEILTVKSDDVYGRTKMYESIVKGQYPEEPGIPESFNVLVKELQGLAIDVKVLETEEAPASTDV